In the Hordeum vulgare subsp. vulgare chromosome 7H, MorexV3_pseudomolecules_assembly, whole genome shotgun sequence genome, one interval contains:
- the LOC123410617 gene encoding putative transferase At4g12130, mitochondrial — protein MLPLARRLLPRGRRPLHAGPPADPGVLATRLASRAVVRFRGPEAARFLNSLLTNDLLSQGAPASSQPQRYAPTPNAPARAPPPRYAALLTPQGRFLYDLFLYRPAPRSQMLDRTGSAPQAGEVEGGDGEVLADVDAAEVDELLACFKRYRLRSKVEIDNVSEEFLCWQRFGSDVAHAAPSTQEPEAQSIGWGQGSDHAAESSAQGNGHGWQWLKDPRLDILGYRGIFPADTIPPLVEADKEADERHYLLWRIENGVAEGSTEIPKGEAIPLEYNLAGLNAISFEKGCYIGQELIARTHHRGVIRKRLLPLKFVDENDQELEQAVAPGSDVVDDASGKKVGTVSTALGSRGMGLLRLEAALKENASLTISDNRDVRVKAIKPDWWPAEWTEVLGQQSAVA, from the exons ATGCTGCCGCTCGCCCGCCGCCTGCTGCCGCGCGGCCGCCGGCCCCTCCACGCGGGCCCGCCGGCGGACCCGGGCGTGCTGGCGACCCGCCTGGCGTCCCGCGCCGTGGTCCGGTTCCGGGGCCCCGAGGCGGCGCGGTTCCTCAACTCGCTCCTCACCAACGACCTCCTCTCCCAGGGCGCCCCCGCCTCGTCCCAGCCGCAGCGGTACGCGCCCACGCCCAACGCGCCCGCCCGGGCCCCGCCGCCGCGGTACGCCGCGCTGCTCACGCCGCAGGGCAGGTTCCTCTACGACCTCTTCCTCTACCGCCCCGCCCCGCGCTCCCAGATGCTCGACCGCACCGGCTCCGCGCCGCAGGCCGGGGAGGTGGAGGGCGGGGACGGGGAGGTGCTCGCCGACGTCGACGCCGCCGAGGTCGACGAGCTGCTCGCCTGCTTCAAGAG ATATCGGCTACGGAGCAAGGTTGAGATAGATAATGTAAGCGAGGAGTTTCTGTGCTGGCAAAGATTTGGGAGCGATGTGGCACATGCTGCGCCTTCCACCCAAGAACCCGAGGCTCAATCCATTGGATGGGGACAAGGTAGTGACCATGCTGCTGAGTCATCTGCACAAGGGAACGGTCATGGTTGGCAGTGGCTCAAAGATCCTCGGCTTGACATTCTTGGCTACAGAGGAATCTTTCCAGCTGATACAATAC CACCACTTGTCGAGGCTGACAAAGAAGCAGATGAACGCCACTATTTGCTTTGGCGTATAGAAAATGGGGTTGCAGAAGGCTCAACTGAGATACCAAAAG GTGAAGCAATTCCACTTGAGTACAATCTCGCAGGCCTGAATGCTATTTCATTTGAGAAGGGTTGCTATATTGGTCAGGAGCTTATCGCACGCACACACCACCGTGGTGTCATTAGGAAGCGCCTGCTACCCTTGAAGTTCGTTGATGAAAACGACCAAG AACTCGAGCAGGCTGTTGCTCCAGGCTCAGATGTCGTGGACGACGCCTCCGGTAAGAAAGTCGGTACAGTAAGCACCGCTCTCGGCAGCCGTGGGATGGGCCTGTTGCGGCTCGAAGCAGCACTGAAGGAAAACGCAAGCCTCACCATCAGCGACAACAGAGATGTGAGGGTCAAGGCGATCAAGCCGGACTGGTGGCCGGCTGAGTGGACAGAGGTCTTAGGACAGCAGAGCGCGGTCGCTTGA
- the LOC123409650 gene encoding uncharacterized protein LOC123409650 — translation MERGRGGRDGPFGGGDPFAGFGRLGAPMPGLFGGGRDPFDDPFFTQPFGASFGRRPGMFGPMGGPSLFGPGMFGGFGFGPGDGFLVQAPARSGDGGGPVITEIDDDEDGGDGEATRGAYVQEPDDGNDDGMRQGGQVQLRRDPNMANGGGQPQSRSFTYQSSTVTYGGINGAYYTASKTWRSGSDGITVEESKEADTTTKEATHRISRGIHDKGHSVTRKLKSDGKVDSTQILHNLNEDELPGFEESWKGNAGQHLPGWNQNAGISNGDNSGNHGSNGGRQPTQNWALPRTRQQQHRDPRRHGNGQPKSSRIIPIS, via the exons ATGGAGAGGGGGCGGGGCGGGAGGGACGGGCCCTTCGGCGGGGGCGACCCGTTCGCCGGATTCGGCCGGCTGGGCGCCCCGATGCCCGGCCTGTTCGGCGGGGGCAGGGACCCCTTCGACGACCCCTTCTTCACGCAGCCGTTCGGGgccagcttcggccgccgccccgGGATGTTCGGCCCGATGGGCGGCCCTAGCCTCTTCGGCCCGGGCATGTTCGGCGGGTTCGGGTTCGGGCCCGGGGACGGGTTCCTCGTGCAAGCTCCGGCGAGGAGCGGCGACGGTGGGGGGCCCGTCATCACGGAgatcgacgacgatgaagacgggGGCGACGGAGAGGCGACCCGCGGGGCATATGTTCAGGAGCCGGATGATGGGAATGATGATG GGATGCGACAAGGGGGTCAGGTCCAGCTGCGGCGAGATCCCAACATGGCGAACGGCGGCGGCCAGCCGCAGTCGCGCTCCTTCACGTACCAGAGCTCCACGGTGACTTATGGCGGTATTAATGGAGCCTACTATACGGCCTCCAAGACCTGGAGGAGCGGCAGCGATGGG ATTACTGTCGAAGAAAGCAAGGAAGCAGACACTACGACTAAAGAGGCCACTCATAGGATCTCCAGAGGAATTCATGATAAG GGACACTCGGTAACGAGGAAGCTGAAATCAGATGGGAAGGTGGACAGTACACAGATACTGCACAATCTCAATGAAG ATGAGTTACCTGGATTTGAAGAATCATGGAAGGGCAATGCTGGACAACACTTACCAGGCTGGAACCAGAATGCCGGTATATCTAATGGCGATAACTCTG GCAACCATGGTTCCAACGGTGGCAGGCAGCCTACACAGAACTGGGCGCTCCCCAGAACGCGGCAACAGCAACATCGTGATCCAAGGAGGCACGGCAACGGGCAGCCAAAATCATCGCGAATCATCCCAATCTCTTGA